GTACCGTAATAACTACGTCtgtaggtcatgtgactagaGGTGTCGCACTATTGTGATCACTAGTGAGTTATCTGAATCCTGGTGCGCTCACAGGCTCCTCCCACAGAACAGGCTAAGAAACGATGAGGGTGATAGTACGTGTCGGCCTTTCCATCCTAACCCATCCTCCAATGATGTCTATGTCACCTCAAATCAAGAAATCCCCAGGCCTTAAGTTGTCTTCCTCGGAAAGCATGGTGGCAACCAAAATAGCCCCCACGGTGGGGTGATCCAGCTTTTCCATAATCCTGAATCACAGATCTTGCATCAAGAAAGCTGGGTGAGAATTCCTTTGGCTGCCGTATTGGTTTTCACTCAGCTTTCCCGGGGGTTTCTTTGGCTTTATGGGGATGCCGCCATCTTTCCCTCTGCTCTGATAGAAGGCGCGGTCATGTGACGTGAGAGTGTATTTGGCAATGACATGTGTCCACCTCCCTCCAACGTCTTGGAGGACGTCTCTCATTGGCAGGGCAGATACAGCGGGTTCcattttggtttattttggttTGTCCTTTGACCCTTTGGCTGCGCACAGAACGTCTTCACTACGGCTGAGGTTGTGCGTGGAGAGCGGCGATGGCggggagggccagctctgttttCGGTGTGAGGGTCTGTTGAGATAAAATGGGAGGAATGTAAAACGCTGATATCTAAgaaaatataatatgtaatataaaataatcaaatataatttataatagatgaaaaataaataatgaaatataatatGACAATAAATATCATCTAtaatatataacaaaaataatcaaatataatctataatatagtctataacaaaataaaatataatctaAACCATAACATAATGAAATATAATACATATTATCTCAAATAAAATATAATCTATCATTTAAcatataacaaaataataaaatataaaataataaaatatgatagaaaataataaaatataatataattgtcATGTTCCCATCAGAACTGTCATAGGGACTTGCTCCTTTCATAGTCAAAATAAATCAATTTTCATAGACCTATGTATATAGCATCTAAATCCACGGATCCCGAACACACGGATGAAAACTCCTGTTATGTAGGCAAATAATGAAAAATTTCCCCTCAGAACTATCATAGGGACTTGTGTGCATCTCATAGCACCATTCTAATAGATCTTGATGCATAATATCAGAATAGAATTTGGATAAAGGTATCTGTATGTTGGATGTACAAACACATATATAATTGGAAATTTCCCTTCAGAACTATCATAGGGACATTCACTCCACTCCGCAGGATAAGTGCATCTATATAGACCTAGAGGCACAGTATCCACAAATACATAGATGAAGGTGTCTTCGTGTTTGATGTGCAACCCCATAGACAATTAGACATTTCCCTTAAGAACTATCATAGGGACTTTTGTGTCCCTCTTACAATAAGTCAATTTCCATCCATTTAGGTGATTAATATCCCAGAATGCAACGTGATGAGATTGTCTGCATGTTGGCTGTGAGAGAATGGCATAGGATTGGGAATTTTCCATCAGAACTACCATAGGAACCTAACTGTACTCACCCCGGTTGGTACGACGGTCGGTTGTACTTGTGAAAATCGCCACAGGAGAAGGGGCAGGCTGAAACAACAATTGGGACATTGGTTATATACAGGGATGGAGGACCTTTATAGCCTGCACTGTGTGGAGAGACTCCTGGGGGGCGGGTAGATCTTCTATTACAAGTTAAGCATGGGCGGGGTTATAGGTGGAGCTTACATTTGGTGTCTATAACTCACCTGTACATGACTCTAAGATATCAGTGACTTCGGTAACCAGCATTTGGGCAGAGGGCAGGCACACGTTCAGAGAGTTCTCGGCAGGACCGTCCTCTACAGCCCCATCTCTGAAAGAGACAGCGGCACTTAAAGAAGCAGCTTTTATATCATGGGGGGGTGGGGCTGTGGGCGGAGTCTACATTGTAGAAGATTATATTAGTAAAAAATAATTCCAAATATATTGTAGATTTCAGTCTTACCTTTTCTCAGCATTGAGCTGGAGGGAAGTTGATAATATTTTCTGGATTTTCTTTGGAAGGAAAAAACAGAATAACAGAAAAATCAATGTAATAAAACATACAGGGAGTACAGGATCAGGAACAGAACAGAGAGAGAGGAGCCATAAATAGGATCAAGAAAACAGAAACAAGCAGAGGCAGCAAACATGACCGGGAAAAAGCACTAGGAAACAGGACCAGGAAACAATCAACAAGCAGGATCTGTAAACAGGACTGGGGAAAAGAGCAATGACATGGGATCAGTGGACAGGATCAGGAAATAGTCAGGAAGCAGAATCTGGACTGGGGAAAAAGAGCAAGGACACAGGACCAGCGGACAAGATCAGGAAACAGTCAGTTCAAGTACATTATCAAGGacattatctctctctctctcattttACATAGGTGTTTAGTAGGCGGGCTGTTCCTGGTGTGATGTCAGAGCTGTGCTGTGGGCTCCGAGCCAATCAGAAGGTTCTCACACAgctgctccctctcccctctcgcaGCATGCAGTCTACCAGTGAAATAGAGAATCTGCAGCTACATCCCCCTCCTATCCCTCCTCCCTGTTTTCTATTCACTATTTTACTACACATGGTATCTGCAATTTTTAGCGATGGAGATAAGTACCTGTACAAAGTTCAGTAACTTCTTATTGGACACCTCCAGATGTTTGCGGGTCACTTCAGATTTCCGCAGTTGACAATCAGACAGCGATAACCGTCTGTTCAGATCCATTCCCTGAAAGCAGAGACGGCACTGGTGAACTGCACTTACTGGTGCCCACTACTGGTTGAGTAGTACATTCACATTGGATGGATCATCTATGGGCACGTTTTCCTGGTTCCTCACCTCTTGGACCTCTATGGCCATCAGCTTCTTCTTCCCTGACATCTGACTCTTGAGTTCAGAGATTTCAGTCTCCAGAAGGTGAATGACTTCCTCGTAGTCGTGCTCTGCACTGTGTGCTTGGCGCTGTGCCAGTCCTGCTACTTGCAGCTTGTTCAGTAGACATCGGTTCTCAGATAGAAGTCCCATCACTTTCTGCAAAATATCGAGACGTATTTGTGACATTCCCACTGATGTCATCTCTGAATCCTACTGTGCCAGGTTTAGAACATTTCACCCACCTGGCTTATTTTCTGAAGTTCTTCTTCTGTTTCTTTCTTACTCGATTCTGCCTCTCGAAGTAGAACCTGCCAAATCCAAGACACAAAATATAAGCGGCATCTACAAAGTCCTCAACTTGGACTTCAAAAATTGTTGCACATAGACTCTTCTCCAACCATTAAAAAATGATCTCCTCCCAAAACTTTGACGTGAAGGACCAAAACATCAAGGTCTCTTTAGAATATAGGTATGGAAGCCAAGTATCACCTGACTGCAACTTTGTCATGTTTTGGCCAGGTTGAGAACCCAGACACATAAGCTTGGAAGAGATGAAAGTGAAAGATGGCTAGAATCTAGATAACTGGAGAACATGGGAAAATTCTGGAGGAACCTAAGGTCAATAGTTCTGGAGGACAACGACAACTTGTGTTACCCACCTTAAGCCGCCGCACCTCCTGCTTCAGCTCTGACACTTCATCTTGCAGTTTCTCCAGATCTAAGTTATCGAAGAACCCTGGAACATCCAACTCCTACAGAAGGAAGATGGTGAAGGTCAAAgatgataggaggacacaaggcAGAGCTGAGGTAGTTGGATAGACTCTTACCTTGGTGATCGGAGAATGGAATGCACACGTGTCCAGCAAATTGGCCGCTTCGTAATGGGTGAAGAGTATAGAGCTGGAGTCAAGACCAGCATCTTCTAGTTCATCTTGTAGACAGTCACGGAGAGCTTGCAGGATATCTAAAGGAAGGAGGTATGACAGCAATCCTTGAGCCAATGAGATCAATGGTAACAGCAACACAAAGTAGTTCAGGAGTAGAGGATACTGATATTGGGGGAGGACTTGAGAAGAGTTATGAGGTTTGGATGGGCTGAAGATATCAGAGGTCAGAGACTGAGAGCTACATAATGGAAGTAGCATGGTCCTCCTGAAGAGCGGTCAGACCCACCTCCGTATGCCACGGTGCCCTGGCAGTctgtgatcagactctggtgGAGCTCTCTCCTCTTCTCATCGGAGACTTCCATCCCAAGGAACTGCAGGATCTGCAAAGCCAACAAAGCAATGACTACCAAGTCAAGTAAAGAAAccatcatgtcttctactccaatcacatctAAATCTGCGAAACAACATGCCCTACACTACCGAACACATTCAGCAGAGGGCACTGCTGAGCTCTAGCAGCTCTAATCATCAGAattataaatgcagctctggatgtgactggagtataagatatgACGTAACTCAAGATCATTccaccatactgtatatgtaaatggCCGCGGACAGTCCACATAGTGCAGGGGGCACTTACCAAATCCAGCTTTTCCTCTTTGATACGGACATGGGGATCTAAAGAGACTTTTTGCTTGTTCCCTGAAGATGTCCTGTGATTTGGCGGAGACTCTGGAACTGCAATGTAAGGGAATATACAGGTAGTGTGTAGGAGTCGCTGCCGGGCTCATGGGCCTCCTTATTGTATAATAACACACCGCTACTATACATAGCACATGATAAGTGGGGGCCCTTTGGTCGTATCAGGGCCCAAGAGCTTCTAGTTAAGCCTCTGCCTATGTAATAGGACCCCTAGGTCCACCATCAGCACTGGGCCCATAATTGTGGGGTGAATGATATTCTTTGATATGGTGCCCTATGCCTTTAAAGACCCAGTCAGAGAGGTGGGGCTTAAAGAAAAGGGGTGGGGCTTATGTAGCATGCTATTCTGGTAGAGCAGCGGGTAATGGACTGGTCTGCAATATTTTCCATGATGAAGACATCGCAATGAGACCCATGAGACAAATGACATAACCATTATAGGCTTACCTGATATGGTAAGTTCGGGGGGGCAGATATCAGGGGAGGAGGAAGGCACGTTGTTTTCATGTCGGCACTGAAAAACAAATATATTATAGTTACCTACATTATACATAGATATCAATTCACACATCACATCTGATCTACTGCCTGGTGGAGGGAGGCATTTAGTAAAGAACCGttatctcaggggggagggggggacatggaCGCCTGGTGGTTAAGAGCAGGAACAGCAGTCTCAAAGATCAGATCACAACAGAGGTTCCAGCATATAAATGGTTACAGTCACTTGGATTGATCCTTGGCAGCAGGCACCCGGCTCTGTCTCTAGCCTGACTCTGTACAGCTGCCTCCTAACAATTTCTGGCCTTCAACTTGCCTATGGTTCTGACTGACCGACCTGACCCCGCGCGGCAAAGTTTGTCTTTGGTGATAAGGTTATGATTTTGAACCCTTTGACCTCTCACCTCTGGAGACCGGACGTGGACCTTAAGTCTGCAGGGGGCCAGTCCATTTCCAATAATCCTATGCTGCATTGAGGAAGAACAACCGGATCCGGAGACACTGGGCCTTCGGCTTGTATTTGGTATGAAGGACACGTCCGTGCAGCTGTCCTGTCTTAGGAGAAAGATGTGAAGACCTCAAGGTCATGGCCTCCATATATTCAACATAATCCACTATCTTAGCCCGAGgtcatggcccctgtactcaccTGAACCGGGCCCTGGCCAGGATCCTTTTGGCTTCTTCATTAGTGACTCCGATCATGGAGTCTTTGTTGATGGACAGTAGTTGGTCCCCCGATCGTAGCCGTCCATCCTGGAAGGTGTCAAGTTAGTGTCAAGTCAGCATTTGGAGCATGTGCATTACGGCTTTCTTCATGCCCCAAttcagaaaaatggaaaagataAAGAAGTCTCTGAAGTGAAGTGAAGTCCTTTGACCGCTTAGGTAGTCCTTAACTTTGGGTTAGTCTTTAACCCTAAGATTAGATAGAGCTTTCTCAAAAGTTAGGCCTGGCTCTAACCTAAGTTAGTCTTTAAGTCTAGGTCAATGTATAACCCCAAGGTTGTTCCCAACCCCTGGATGTAACTTTAGCTTGAGAGGTTCTTAAATACCCGGGTCTGGCTTTAATCCTAAGCTCCACTCGTTCTGGCACAgtaggaatttttcctctagtcctCAATGTTCCTaagaaatcaatgctgttagatttggtgcctgttctgtcaggagggcagtgtcaggcaagggggtgtgactctgagctctgacaccagCTGCCTCTGACtgtagcttaaatagcacatcaggaaccaaaactaacagcactgatagctcaggaatggtggggactagagggagaattacaactgtgctggaatcagcacaTCGCAGTGATCTCTGTCGTCCTCATGTGTTTAAAGGTTACTAGTGACTTCAGCCTCCTTACCCGAAAGCTATCTCCATCCTGTAGCACCTCCTGCACATAGACCATAGGTCCCTCCTGCCGATTGGAGCCTCCGCCGATCACCAACCCCAGTCCTGTAGACTTCAGTATGGAAATATTCTGGACTCCTAAGTCACTGATGTAAGAGTAGAAGTAAATTGATGTCATCAGTCATGATGTCACTAGTCTTCTGCATCCTGATGTATTGTATCTTGTTGCTATGTACAGTACCTTGCTGTAGAGTATGAAGACACTCCGCTGCTTCCACCAAATTGGCTGTGGGAACTGGCAGGACTTAGAAGCAATGGACTCTGAGAACGGGAGGAGGACTCTGAAGATGTGCTCTCCAGGTACCGGCCTGCAACAGATAGGACAAGAGTAATGGAGGCTGAAAAGTGACAACTACAGATCTGAGCAAGAAAAGAGATCTCAAACAATCATAGTCCCCAATTGTAAAGATGATTCCAAATATCTCCAGGATATCTGGTGTCATACTCACTGCCATGCATTATGGGGGAACTCCGGGACGATCCAGTATCACTATGAGAGCTGCATTTCTCCAACAGTTCTGAGAATTCCTTCCTGAAAcataatatacaatacagagaatctgtatactactataatactgctcctatatacaagaatataactactataatactgctcctatgtacaagaatataactactataatactactcctatatacaagaatataactactataatactactcctatatacaagaatataactactataatactactcctatatacaagaatataactactataatactactcctatatacaagaatataactactataatactactcctatatacaagaatataactactataatactactcctatatacaagaatataactactataatactactcctatatacaagaatataactactataatactactcctatatacaagaatataactactataatactactcctatgtacaagaatataactactataatactactcctatgtacaagaatataactactataatactgctcctatgtacaagaatataactactataattctgcttctatatacaagaatataactactataatactgcccctatgtacaagaatataactactataatactactcctatatacaagaatataactactataatactactcctatgtacaagaatataactactataatactgcccctatatacaagaatataactattataatactgcctcctatgtacaagaatataactactataatactactcctatgtacaagaatataactactataatactgcccctatatacaagaatataactattataatactgccccctatgtacaagaatataactactataatactactcctatgtacaagaatataactactataatactactcctatgtacaagaatataactactataatactgctcctatgtacaagaatataactactataatactactcctatgtacaagaatataactactattatactgctcctatgtacaggaatataactactataatacagctcctatgtacaagaatataactactataatactactcctatgtacaagaatataactactataatactactcctatgtacaagaatataactactataatactgctcctatgtacaagaatatcactactataatactacctcctatgtacaagaatataactactataatactgctcctatgtacaagaatataactactataatactaccccctatgtacaagaatataactactataatactactcctatgtacaagaatataactactataatactgcccctatggaaaggattctatattatatacatggcgtGGCCTCCATTACTGCGCTTGCTCTACTTCTCAGGACGTGGCAGGAGATATATTTATGACCTCAGTACATCTGTCAGCAGAATGGTGCAGGCAGAGCGGATTATACCCCAGGGGGTCAGCCTGCCTCTAGGATAATGGCATTCTGAGTTTATCCCATATTACCCCGTAGATAATGACCGCTTCACCCTCTTTACTTTTTAGCTCTTTGTCTTCTGCAGGATTTACCTTCTacataagtaaataaaaaaaatttgtgacTCTTTAAAATTTGGCATAAATCGTGCGGAACTAGCATGTAAATGCTGATGTGGATTGATCCTTATGGGTCAGAACCAGGGGCCACAGGTTAATGAGAAGGTCTCCAACACCTGCCCAGGGTTATAGTCATGTGACATATTATAGGTTTAAAGAGGCCATCAGTTTGACATGAGGAGTGAAGGCCAGAGGTTTACCTTAAGACATGGAGCCTTCAGACGGTAGACATGAGATCTTATGTGTTTGGCACCCGTGAACAGGCGCCAGCTTGGGCGCAGATGGCAACCTAAATAAAGGTACAGCTCACAAGATGGAGGGTATTAGATGCCCATCCTCTAATAAATCTGCAAATCCATGACTCTATGACCCCAGAAGAGAGTCGTCCTGCTGTGCTACATCTACCTTTAAGGGCATGAGTTATCTCAGCTTAATTCAAGCTCCAAGCTTCACTAATATGATggtgtcattaaagggattgtctcataaGGACATCCAATGTCATCACATAGGTGGTCAGCCAATTTCGGACCCCTTGTCTATAGACATCAGACCAAGAGCTTCTACACATTAGCTCCCACTTACGTGGTAAAGCAATGTAATACTACCTCCGCCCTGTAGAGGCAGACTAGAGTCTGGGTCATAGCAATCACTCAATCACTGATCTCCACAAAAACATCTCAATCGGTTGAACTTGATCATGTTTGGCCAATGACTATCATCTCCATTAGGTAGCCATTTTTTCTCTTGACTACTGTGGTGTAGGTCATACACTTGAAATAAAATTTGTAAAACATTTTTGAGGCCTACCAACAATCTTGAAATTTAAGGCCATGGCCTTCTGACCATGGTTTAAAGGATAGCTCCAAACATCCCATCTGATCACACCAAGAACCTCCTGGAGGACATCTATAGAAAGGATaacccatccaaaaaaaaacccaaaactttaaTACCTGGCCTCCTCATCCCGGGCAATGAGAAGTCGCATGTAGCCAGTAGCAGATGCCATTCGTAAAACGTCCACAGCTCTGTGGAGAAAGAGTAAGAGAAGTCCTACATCTGGATGCAAGGATTAGCGACCTGTCCATTTTTTTGCTATAAGTTACCTGTCATTCGAGACACCAAGCAAACTTTCGCCATTCACCTCCAGGATCTGATCTCCCGGTTGTAAGCGTCCTTAAGAAATTGTAAATTAAAGACATTATAGTGGCATGGAAATATCTTATACAACCCTAAGAACCTTCTAAATTATGGATCCTAGGTAAAGAATGGACCAGGGTATGTGGTTGGCTGAAGGACATAAAAGACATTGCTGGAATACTATTACTGGCCAGTATGGCCTCCACCATTACAGGACACGAATGGATGAAGTACAGGACATGGTTGAAAACCAGTACAAGACACTACCAGGTGGGTGAAGGTGATGGAGAAGACCAGTAATGGACATTGTTAGCTGAAGGTGATAGAGAAAACTGGTACTGGAGACTGCTGGCTAGAGGTGATGGAGAAGACCATACAGGACGCTGCTCATTGAGGATGATCAAGGAGCATGGAGTATAGAACGCTACTAGATGAGAGTGATGGAGGAGACCAGTATAGGACACTGCCAGCTGAAGGTCATGGAGTGGGCTAGTAATGGACACTACTAACTGAAGATGGTGGAATGGTCTACTTCTGGGTGGAGGTAAATGAAACCAGCACTGGACACTGATAGCTGGTGACAGAAGAAACAAGAACAAGAATACGTTTGCCTGATGTTGTGGAGGAGACCAGTACTGTACACAGCTGACTGAAGGCGATGGAGAAGAAACTACAAGATACcacgggtaagttcacacagagttttttggtcagggttttggcattgtcaaaaccaGACCGGAAAACGCGTGAGAGGTTTCCTGAGGCGTTTATTGTCATTTGAAGCGTTTCCTGAAGTgtttttcgaggagtttcctgatccgtttcctcttgggatgtggtcatgaattatatttaaaaataaaccgcctggcgtttcctgatctgtttttttccaaaaacacttCAGGTTCCGTttcaggtttctgaccaaaaaacgtgagcaggaaaaaatggctcacattgacttgcattgaagctgTGAGCCGGAAAACGATTAGGcttcaaaaaagaatgaacatttcgcttcttttttgccgctagcggaaaagactcagaagcgttttgtatactttgaatggtgaggcgttttttggttcagggtttggaggcggatttctgccaaaaccctgaccaaaaaactctgtgtgaacttagcctaatagtTGAAGATGATAAAGAATACTAGTACTGGACAATGCTTGGTGATGGAGGGGACCAGTATAGGACATTGCTGACTGGAGGTGATGGAGAAGACCAGTAACGAACATTGTTGGTTGAAGATGATGGAGGAGATCAGTAATGAACACTGGTGATGGAGGAGACCACTATAGGACACTgcttggagatggaggagaccagTATAGG
This region of Leptodactylus fuscus isolate aLepFus1 chromosome 8, aLepFus1.hap2, whole genome shotgun sequence genomic DNA includes:
- the LOC142217214 gene encoding syntaxin-binding protein 4-like — its product is MPSVSVFCKGAMMISRTLMGPYGMDRTVYCMEFNDCINGLGIKVIGGLREFCREEYGVYVKRILPGGVAYSDGRLQPGDQILEVNGESLLGVSNDRAVDVLRMASATGYMRLLIARDEEARKEFSELLEKCSSHSDTGSSRSSPIMHGSRYLESTSSESSSRSQSPLLLSPASSHSQFGGSSGVSSYSTASDLGVQNISILKSTGLGLVIGGGSNRQEGPMVYVQEVLQDGDSFRDGRLRSGDQLLSINKDSMIGVTNEEAKRILARARFRQDSCTDVSFIPNTSRRPSVSGSGCSSSMQHRIIGNGLAPCRLKVHVRSPECRHENNVPSSSPDICPPELTISVPESPPNHRTSSGNKQKVSLDPHVRIKEEKLDLILQFLGMEVSDEKRRELHQSLITDCQGTVAYGDILQALRDCLQDELEDAGLDSSSILFTHYEAANLLDTCAFHSPITKELDVPGFFDNLDLEKLQDEVSELKQEVRRLKVLLREAESSKKETEEELQKISQKVMGLLSENRCLLNKLQVAGLAQRQAHSAEHDYEEVIHLLETEISELKSQMSGKKKLMAIEVQEGMDLNRRLSLSDCQLRKSEVTRKHLEVSNKKLLNFVQKIQKILSTSLQLNAEKRDGAVEDGPAENSLNVCLPSAQMLVTEVTDILESCTACPFSCGDFHKYNRPSYQPGPSHRKQSWPSPPSPLSTHNLSRSEDVLCAAKGSKDKPK